From the genome of Muricauda sp. SCSIO 64092, one region includes:
- a CDS encoding endonuclease/exonuclease/phosphatase family protein, whose amino-acid sequence MIRFLLILALIGCPCFGQESVTYKIRTVAFYNVENLFDITNDTLIFDDERTPEGRYGWTKERYDRKIRNISKVLSELGRKVTGTSPDIIGLCEVENKGVVQDLIGHANLRDKDYGSIHFDSPDERGIDVALVYKKASFLPTDFKSIRLVLMDEEGHRDYTRDQLVVSGLLDNEEIHFIVNHWPSRSGGELRSRPNRIKAAHLNKRIMDSLNQINPNAKIISMGDLNDDPTNASLKKVLRTKGKEEQLDSLSLFNPMERLFKKGQGTLAYRDKWNLFDQFILTPNFLTSDTRDYSFWKAEIHAPKALKNPRGKYQGYPFRTYVGTTYQGGYADHFPIYLFLVKEVEKD is encoded by the coding sequence ATGATTCGTTTTCTATTAATATTAGCTTTGATTGGTTGCCCATGTTTTGGTCAGGAAAGTGTTACCTACAAGATTAGGACCGTGGCTTTTTATAATGTGGAGAACCTTTTTGATATCACCAACGACACCTTGATTTTTGATGATGAACGTACTCCTGAGGGCCGTTACGGGTGGACAAAAGAACGATATGACAGGAAGATCCGTAATATCTCCAAGGTATTGTCGGAGCTAGGGCGTAAGGTGACGGGAACATCTCCGGATATCATTGGACTTTGTGAGGTGGAGAATAAAGGTGTGGTCCAGGATTTGATCGGTCATGCCAATCTCAGGGATAAGGATTATGGTAGTATCCATTTTGATTCTCCGGACGAACGTGGAATAGATGTGGCCCTGGTGTACAAAAAGGCTTCTTTTTTACCTACTGACTTTAAAAGTATTCGGTTGGTATTGATGGACGAGGAAGGGCATCGGGATTATACGCGAGATCAATTGGTGGTTTCGGGACTTTTGGACAATGAGGAAATACACTTTATTGTGAACCACTGGCCCTCCCGTAGTGGAGGGGAACTACGGAGCAGGCCCAATAGGATAAAGGCGGCCCATCTGAACAAGCGTATCATGGACTCCCTCAACCAAATAAATCCCAATGCCAAAATCATTTCCATGGGGGATTTAAATGATGATCCCACAAATGCAAGCCTAAAAAAGGTGTTACGGACAAAGGGAAAAGAAGAACAATTGGACAGTCTAAGCCTTTTCAATCCCATGGAAAGGTTGTTTAAAAAAGGGCAGGGGACCTTGGCCTATAGGGACAAATGGAATTTGTTCGACCAGTTTATACTGACACCCAATTTCCTTACTTCGGATACGCGGGACTATTCCTTTTGGAAAGCGGAAATCCATGCGCCCAAAGCATTGAAGAACCCACGGGGAAAGTACCAAGGCTATCCATTTCGGACGTACGTTGGCACAACCTACCAAGGAGGTTATGCAGATCATTTCCCAATCTATCTGTTTTTGGTAAAAGAAGTGGAGAAGGATTAA
- a CDS encoding carboxypeptidase regulatory-like domain-containing protein produces the protein MKKIYLAFAAMLMTALAFSQGVTTSSMGGKVTDTSGEPLPGASVVAVHLPSGTTYGAATDFDGFYRMSGMRPGGPYEVKISYIGFNDFTKREVFLNLGQSFRISTELSESATALEEVVLIGDNSGTFDSDKTGAQTNVTLRDINTLPTVSRSIADFARITPQAQIREGDDGFSISIAGQNNRLNAIYIDGAINNDVFGLAGSGTNGGQTGVNPISVDAIESFQIAIAPFDVRVGGFAGGAISAITRSGTNKVQGSAYGFLRNQNLAGKTPPGLVGDGEEREKLADFTALTYGARIGGPLIKDKLFYFVNYERQEDETPQPFLFSNYIGRSSQEDLNNLRQFVSDRYGYNIGGFDNNARTLDSDRLTLKVDWNINEANKLSVRHNYVKAENLEARETENNSIGFLNGSELFTSTTNSTSIELNSKIGNKFANSFVFGYTRVRDDRDPLGNPFPSVTIRDGSGNSTINFGAERFSTANLLNQDIITLTNNFEIYQGAHTITLGTHNEYSKIKNLFFANNFGRYQYFDTFIDTDGDGETDTLSATGLENFLNELPANNYDRGYSLLTGPNVGDESTGASEFELLQLGFYVQDEIQLTDNFKATIGARFDIPIWEDGAENEDFNTRTVALLEAAGKNLQDARVGRGVDTKVMFSPRVGFNWDVNGNRTTQIRGGFGIFTSRLPLVWPAGTYNNNGVTGGSSDERDFDSSALVFNPDVNSQPSHITPGSGEVGGNIDLFAPGFKLPQRFRTNIAIDQKLPLWGLVASADFIWTDNITDVFYENLNLGGPVGNLDGADSRPFYNFFDRIDSTYGGIYLASNTGGGDSYNFTFTLRKPFENGFAGQVSYSYGEANAIFEGTSSQNSSQWRNLQTVNGKNANPPITRSDFNQGHRIIANVSYELKWNDNIKSTLALFYSGEQAPPFSYIYGTPSFPDFVLNDDSRDNALIYVPANRSEINLVDSEDLTADQQWTALNAFIESDDYLRSRRGDYVERNGEQGPWSHVVDLKFLQDFSINTGDTKHTLQFSLDIFNFTNLINSDWGERRVVGNFNEVSLIDVVDGGNANPAFNFDPDILDRIEEIEDDGIQSSRWQMQIGLRYIFN, from the coding sequence ATGAAAAAAATCTACTTGGCTTTTGCAGCTATGCTCATGACTGCATTGGCATTTTCACAAGGGGTTACCACCTCTTCCATGGGAGGTAAAGTAACCGACACATCAGGAGAGCCTCTTCCAGGGGCAAGTGTGGTGGCCGTGCACCTTCCATCAGGAACAACCTACGGTGCCGCTACGGATTTTGATGGATTCTACCGTATGTCAGGGATGCGTCCCGGTGGTCCATATGAGGTTAAAATATCCTACATTGGTTTCAATGATTTTACCAAGCGGGAAGTCTTTTTGAATCTTGGGCAATCCTTTAGGATCAGCACTGAACTTTCGGAATCAGCGACCGCTTTGGAGGAAGTTGTGCTCATAGGGGATAATAGCGGAACCTTTGACTCCGATAAGACCGGTGCGCAAACCAACGTTACTTTAAGGGACATCAACACGTTGCCCACAGTTTCCCGTTCCATAGCGGATTTTGCCAGGATAACCCCCCAGGCACAAATACGGGAAGGGGATGATGGATTTTCCATCTCCATTGCCGGACAGAACAACAGACTTAATGCCATATATATAGATGGTGCCATTAATAATGATGTATTTGGCTTAGCTGGATCAGGAACCAATGGAGGACAAACCGGTGTAAACCCCATCTCGGTAGATGCAATTGAGTCTTTCCAAATTGCCATAGCCCCATTTGATGTGAGGGTCGGTGGTTTTGCAGGGGGTGCCATTAGTGCCATTACCCGATCAGGAACCAACAAAGTCCAAGGTTCTGCCTATGGTTTCTTAAGAAATCAGAATTTGGCCGGGAAAACACCTCCAGGATTGGTTGGGGATGGTGAGGAAAGGGAAAAGCTCGCCGACTTTACTGCGCTAACCTATGGAGCAAGAATAGGCGGTCCCCTTATCAAAGACAAACTCTTTTATTTTGTCAATTATGAACGGCAAGAGGATGAGACCCCACAACCGTTTCTTTTTAGTAACTATATAGGTCGATCAAGCCAAGAAGACCTGAACAATCTACGGCAATTTGTTTCGGACAGATATGGTTATAATATTGGTGGATTTGACAATAATGCACGAACACTGGACAGTGATAGGTTGACCCTAAAAGTGGATTGGAACATCAACGAGGCAAACAAGCTCAGTGTACGACACAACTACGTAAAGGCTGAAAATTTGGAAGCCCGGGAGACTGAAAACAACTCTATAGGATTTTTAAATGGTTCGGAGCTTTTTACTTCTACCACCAATTCCACATCCATTGAGTTGAATTCAAAAATTGGAAACAAATTTGCGAACAGTTTTGTTTTTGGGTACACCAGGGTAAGGGACGACAGAGATCCCTTAGGAAATCCTTTCCCATCGGTAACCATAAGGGATGGTAGCGGGAATTCTACCATTAACTTTGGAGCTGAGCGCTTTTCCACGGCCAACCTATTGAATCAAGACATTATAACGTTGACCAATAATTTTGAGATTTATCAGGGTGCCCATACCATAACCTTGGGAACCCACAATGAATACAGCAAAATAAAGAACCTCTTTTTTGCCAATAACTTTGGTCGTTACCAATATTTTGACACCTTCATAGATACTGACGGAGATGGTGAAACCGATACCTTGTCCGCTACAGGCTTGGAAAACTTCTTGAACGAGCTGCCTGCCAACAATTATGATCGAGGATATTCGCTATTGACAGGTCCAAATGTTGGTGACGAATCAACCGGTGCATCGGAATTTGAACTGCTCCAATTGGGCTTCTATGTTCAGGATGAGATACAGCTTACGGACAATTTTAAAGCAACCATTGGTGCCCGATTTGATATTCCAATATGGGAAGATGGTGCCGAAAATGAGGATTTCAACACAAGAACAGTTGCATTATTGGAAGCAGCCGGAAAAAATCTACAGGATGCCCGTGTGGGAAGGGGAGTGGATACCAAGGTTATGTTTTCCCCCAGGGTAGGCTTTAACTGGGATGTTAACGGCAATAGAACCACACAAATCAGGGGTGGTTTTGGAATTTTCACTTCACGTCTTCCCTTGGTTTGGCCTGCTGGAACCTACAACAACAATGGGGTTACCGGTGGATCCAGTGATGAAAGGGATTTTGATAGTAGTGCTTTGGTCTTTAACCCGGATGTTAACAGTCAGCCCTCTCATATTACGCCTGGGTCGGGAGAAGTTGGCGGTAATATCGATTTGTTTGCCCCTGGATTTAAATTGCCCCAACGTTTTAGGACCAATATTGCCATCGATCAAAAACTCCCGCTATGGGGGCTTGTAGCAAGTGCGGATTTTATTTGGACGGATAACATCACAGATGTGTTTTATGAAAACCTAAATTTGGGAGGGCCTGTTGGCAACTTGGATGGAGCCGATAGTAGGCCATTCTATAATTTCTTTGACAGGATTGATAGTACCTATGGCGGTATTTATTTGGCTTCCAATACGGGCGGAGGGGACTCGTATAACTTTACTTTTACGTTGAGAAAGCCATTTGAAAACGGATTTGCCGGGCAAGTCTCCTATTCCTATGGTGAAGCAAACGCCATTTTTGAAGGAACCTCTTCCCAAAACAGTTCGCAATGGAGAAACTTGCAAACGGTAAATGGTAAAAATGCCAACCCTCCTATTACCAGATCGGATTTTAACCAAGGACACAGGATCATAGCCAATGTTTCCTATGAATTGAAGTGGAATGATAACATTAAGTCCACTTTGGCCCTTTTCTACTCTGGAGAACAAGCCCCGCCATTCTCTTATATTTATGGCACGCCTTCTTTCCCGGATTTTGTATTGAATGATGATTCCAGGGATAATGCATTGATCTATGTTCCCGCCAATAGAAGTGAGATCAATCTTGTGGATTCCGAGGATTTAACCGCAGATCAGCAATGGACCGCCTTAAATGCATTTATAGAATCCGATGATTACCTAAGAAGCCGGAGAGGGGACTATGTAGAAAGAAATGGGGAACAAGGACCTTGGAGCCATGTGGTTGATTTAAAGTTTTTACAGGATTTTTCCATAAATACGGGCGATACCAAACATACCCTTCAGTTTAGCCTGGACATTTTTAACTTCACCAACCTCATAAATAGTGATTGGGGTGAACGAAGAGTTGTTGGAAACTTCAATGAAGTCAGTCTTATTGATGTCGTGGATGGAGGAAATGCCAACCCTGCATTCAATTTTGATCCAGACATATTGGATCGTATTGAAGAGATTGAAGATGACGGAATTCAATCCTCCAGATGGCAAATGCAAATAGGATTGCGATATATTTTTAACTAA
- the pgi gene encoding glucose-6-phosphate isomerase, with amino-acid sequence MALPKIDPTTTKAWSNLATHYEEIKNQHLKSFFESDAQRAERFSIAWEDFYVDYSKNNVSEETLKLLLKLAEEVKLKDAIHSYFSGDIINETEGRAVLHTALRSKKGDTIKVGGSNVIEEVYQVKEQIKSFTEAVVSGQKKGYTEKKFTDVVNIGIGGSDLGPVMVTEALQFYKNHLNIHFVSNVDGDHVYEVLKKLDPETTLFIVVSKSFTTQETLSNAITIKKWFLQYATEGDVAKHFAAVSTNTAKIEEFGITAENVFPMWDWVGGRFSLWSAVGLSIALAIGYENFEQLLEGANGMDIHFKETAPGKNIPVILALLSVWYNNFHGAETEAIIPYTQYLHRFSAYLQQGIMESNGKSMSRAGQRVGYETGTIIWGEPGTNSQHAFFQLIHQGTKLIPTDFIGFKESLHGDKDHHNKLMANFFAQTEALMNGKGEEEVKMELETAGLASERVEKLLPFKIFEGNKPTNTILIKKLTPKSLGALIALYEHKIFVQGIIWNIFSYDQWGVELGKQLAKNILADLENSEIGNHDGSTLNLIQFFKE; translated from the coding sequence ATGGCCTTACCCAAAATTGACCCTACTACCACCAAAGCATGGAGCAACCTTGCAACCCATTATGAAGAGATCAAAAACCAACATTTAAAATCCTTTTTCGAGTCCGATGCACAAAGGGCGGAACGCTTTTCCATTGCGTGGGAGGATTTTTATGTGGATTATTCCAAAAACAATGTTTCCGAAGAAACGCTCAAATTACTACTAAAGCTCGCTGAGGAAGTTAAGTTAAAGGATGCGATCCATTCCTACTTTTCCGGGGATATCATCAACGAGACCGAGGGCAGGGCTGTTTTGCATACGGCATTGCGTTCCAAAAAAGGGGATACCATAAAAGTAGGGGGCTCCAATGTTATCGAGGAGGTCTATCAAGTTAAGGAGCAGATCAAATCTTTCACTGAGGCCGTTGTTTCCGGACAAAAGAAGGGGTATACGGAAAAAAAATTCACGGATGTCGTCAATATTGGTATCGGAGGGTCGGATTTGGGTCCCGTAATGGTCACCGAAGCTTTGCAATTTTATAAGAACCATTTAAACATCCATTTTGTCAGTAATGTTGATGGGGACCATGTGTACGAAGTACTCAAAAAACTAGATCCGGAAACCACCCTGTTCATAGTGGTCTCAAAATCCTTCACTACACAGGAAACGCTCAGCAATGCCATCACCATAAAAAAGTGGTTTTTGCAATATGCCACAGAAGGTGATGTGGCCAAACATTTTGCCGCTGTATCCACCAATACCGCTAAAATTGAAGAGTTTGGCATCACAGCTGAAAATGTATTCCCCATGTGGGACTGGGTTGGAGGTCGATTTTCGCTTTGGAGCGCCGTAGGCCTATCCATTGCCTTGGCCATAGGTTATGAAAACTTTGAGCAATTGTTGGAAGGGGCCAATGGCATGGATATTCATTTTAAGGAAACGGCCCCTGGGAAAAACATTCCTGTAATTCTGGCACTTTTGAGCGTTTGGTACAATAATTTTCACGGTGCCGAAACAGAGGCCATTATTCCCTATACACAATACCTACATCGATTTTCTGCGTATTTACAGCAGGGTATCATGGAAAGTAATGGAAAGAGCATGAGCAGGGCCGGACAAAGGGTAGGCTATGAAACCGGAACAATCATTTGGGGCGAACCCGGAACTAATTCACAACATGCCTTTTTCCAGCTGATCCACCAGGGAACCAAACTCATCCCTACGGACTTTATAGGTTTTAAGGAGTCCCTTCATGGCGATAAGGACCACCACAATAAACTAATGGCCAATTTTTTTGCCCAGACCGAAGCCCTGATGAATGGCAAGGGCGAAGAAGAGGTGAAAATGGAACTTGAAACGGCGGGTCTTGCTTCAGAGCGTGTGGAAAAATTGCTGCCCTTTAAAATTTTTGAGGGAAACAAACCTACAAACACCATTCTTATCAAGAAATTGACCCCTAAAAGCCTTGGTGCATTGATTGCCCTTTACGAACATAAAATTTTCGTGCAGGGCATAATTTGGAACATCTTCAGTTACGACCAATGGGGGGTGGAATTAGGGAAACAACTTGCCAAAAACATATTGGCCGACCTTGAAAATTCAGAAATTGGCAATCACGATGGTTCCACATTAAATCTTATTCAATTTTTTAAAGAATAA
- a CDS encoding peptidoglycan DD-metalloendopeptidase family protein, which yields MQKYWGVILAMLVMASCGENKKIAENVLVEEPVEKPIITHYGFNLDNFNVVRDTVKWGDSFGELMLKNHVDYPKVVTISENYKDTFDVRKIQVGKPYLILKSKDSLEQAQVFIYQNDKINYTVVDLRDSAMAYKGRKNVKYLEREVAGTIKSSLSLELDSLGVDYIVTINLSEIYAWTVDFFKLEKGDKFKIIYDEKYINDSIYAGSGRIKAAYFEHKGKPIYAFPYVSDSIKNILEYYDQDANNLRSTFLRAPIKFGYRLSSRYNLRRRIAYYGYKVRPHKGTDYAAPIGTPIVATADGTVTESRRRGGNGKYVKIRHNSMYSTQYLHMKAQKVREGEFVRQGDVIGWVGMTGNTGGPHVCYRFWKNGRQVDPLREKLPSAEPIADSLRSAYFDHIESLKFQLDCLQFESPNKEENLLTLDPEDGLTQN from the coding sequence ATGCAAAAATATTGGGGCGTCATTTTAGCAATGCTGGTAATGGCATCATGTGGGGAGAACAAGAAAATTGCTGAAAATGTCTTGGTTGAAGAGCCTGTGGAAAAACCTATCATCACCCACTATGGATTTAATCTGGATAACTTCAATGTTGTTCGGGATACGGTAAAATGGGGAGATAGTTTTGGTGAGCTTATGCTTAAAAACCATGTGGATTACCCAAAGGTGGTCACTATTTCTGAGAACTACAAAGACACCTTTGATGTCCGTAAAATACAGGTTGGAAAACCCTATCTCATCCTTAAATCCAAGGACAGTTTGGAACAAGCCCAGGTTTTTATCTATCAAAATGACAAAATAAATTACACCGTAGTGGATTTACGTGACTCCGCCATGGCCTATAAAGGCAGAAAAAATGTGAAATACCTTGAGCGGGAAGTAGCGGGAACCATTAAAAGCAGTCTGTCCTTGGAGCTGGACAGTTTAGGGGTGGATTATATCGTTACCATTAACCTATCTGAAATTTATGCGTGGACAGTTGATTTTTTTAAGTTGGAAAAAGGGGATAAGTTCAAGATCATATACGACGAAAAGTACATCAACGATTCCATCTACGCTGGAAGTGGCCGCATAAAAGCAGCCTATTTTGAACACAAGGGCAAGCCCATTTATGCATTTCCCTATGTTTCGGACTCCATAAAAAACATCCTGGAGTATTACGATCAGGATGCCAATAATCTCAGAAGTACGTTTTTAAGGGCGCCCATAAAATTTGGGTATCGCCTGTCCTCAAGATACAATCTAAGACGTAGGATCGCGTATTACGGTTACAAGGTCCGCCCACACAAGGGAACGGACTATGCCGCTCCCATAGGAACACCCATTGTTGCCACTGCAGATGGCACGGTTACCGAATCCAGAAGAAGGGGGGGCAACGGAAAGTATGTCAAAATCCGTCATAACAGCATGTACAGTACCCAGTATTTGCATATGAAGGCCCAAAAAGTAAGGGAAGGGGAGTTCGTTAGACAGGGCGATGTAATCGGTTGGGTTGGAATGACAGGAAATACTGGCGGCCCACACGTATGTTATCGTTTTTGGAAGAATGGAAGACAAGTGGACCCCCTACGTGAAAAATTGCCTTCCGCAGAACCTATTGCAGATTCATTACGATCTGCCTATTTTGACCATATTGAATCCTTAAAGTTTCAATTGGATTGTTTACAATTTGAATCACCAAATAAAGAAGAGAACCTATTAACCCTTGACCCAGAAGATGGCCTTACCCAAAATTGA
- a CDS encoding tryptophan 2,3-dioxygenase family protein, which yields MKKDDSIQSQINKLEEKFKNSGQDLSSYLDGLLYQRYLTYWDYIHLDTLLSLQVPRTYFPDEEIFIMYHQITELYFKLILHEQKQLVDDKSQDTIFFIERINRINSYYKALISSFSIMINGMEREQFLRYRMALLPASGFQSVQYRMIEIHATPLENLVHHSERDTLSKNSSIEDLYEKIYWKKGATDIHTGEKTLTLKQFEYRYTPRLIRIAKQVQGQTLYHKCLALMRPSHQNEALIKALKEMDINANVNWPLMHMGSAYRYLAKDKTAVDATGGTNWKDFLPPSFQRIIFFPTLYSKDELDNWGKQWVEHIFNPQNN from the coding sequence ATGAAAAAAGATGACAGTATCCAATCCCAAATCAACAAGCTTGAAGAAAAATTTAAAAACTCGGGGCAGGACTTAAGCTCTTACCTGGACGGTCTTCTTTACCAACGCTACCTTACCTACTGGGACTACATTCATTTAGACACCCTATTGAGCCTTCAGGTGCCCAGGACCTATTTCCCGGATGAGGAGATTTTTATCATGTACCATCAGATTACAGAGCTCTATTTTAAGCTCATTCTACATGAACAAAAACAGCTGGTGGATGACAAATCCCAGGACACCATTTTCTTTATTGAGCGTATAAACCGCATCAACAGCTATTACAAGGCACTGATCTCATCGTTTAGCATTATGATAAATGGTATGGAGCGGGAACAGTTTTTGCGCTATAGAATGGCTTTGCTTCCCGCTAGCGGATTTCAATCCGTGCAATACAGAATGATTGAAATCCATGCCACACCCCTGGAGAATTTGGTCCACCATTCCGAACGCGATACACTGTCCAAGAACAGCTCCATTGAGGATTTGTACGAAAAGATATATTGGAAAAAGGGGGCTACCGATATCCATACCGGGGAAAAAACATTGACGTTGAAGCAATTTGAATACAGGTATACCCCAAGGCTCATACGAATAGCAAAGCAAGTTCAAGGACAGACCCTATACCATAAATGCCTTGCCCTAATGCGTCCTTCGCACCAAAACGAAGCGCTCATTAAGGCCCTTAAGGAAATGGATATCAATGCCAATGTAAACTGGCCGCTAATGCATATGGGCTCTGCCTACCGCTATTTGGCAAAAGATAAGACCGCCGTAGATGCCACTGGAGGCACCAATTGGAAGGACTTTTTGCCCCCAAGTTTCCAGAGAATAATATTTTTCCCAACTTTGTATTCCAAAGATGAATTGGACAATTGGGGCAAACAATGGGTGGAACACATTTTCAATCCCCAAAATAACTAG
- a CDS encoding DUF3108 domain-containing protein: MKKIATFLFLLTFMGLTAQKKPAFKAGEWLKYRIHYGILNASYATLQLKTDSLDSLSVYHVIGRGRTTGFASIFFKVDNTFESYFDKKSGKPYKFIRDTYEGGYTKDIEIRFDHDEDIALLKDKKNKKEFNIPVNDQVQDLLSASYHLRNTYSFEDFVEGETLTMDMLFDDDGIYQFKLKYLGKEILRTKFGKVECLKFRPYVQSGRVFKEEESLTLWVSNDLNKIPVRIKADLAVGSIKADLDGYNGLRNQFKIIMD, from the coding sequence ATGAAAAAGATAGCTACATTTCTGTTTTTATTGACCTTTATGGGTCTAACAGCGCAAAAGAAGCCCGCTTTTAAAGCGGGGGAATGGCTCAAGTACAGAATCCATTACGGTATTCTCAATGCCAGCTATGCCACTTTGCAGTTAAAAACGGACAGTCTTGATTCCCTTTCTGTTTATCACGTCATCGGAAGAGGAAGGACAACTGGTTTTGCAAGCATTTTCTTTAAGGTGGACAATACGTTTGAAAGTTATTTCGATAAAAAAAGTGGAAAGCCCTATAAGTTTATAAGGGATACCTACGAGGGGGGCTATACAAAGGATATTGAGATTCGATTTGACCATGATGAGGATATTGCCCTGTTAAAGGACAAAAAAAACAAAAAAGAATTCAATATACCGGTCAATGATCAAGTTCAGGATCTGTTGTCTGCATCCTACCACCTGCGCAACACCTATAGCTTTGAGGATTTCGTAGAAGGCGAAACACTTACCATGGACATGCTTTTTGATGATGACGGAATTTACCAGTTTAAACTAAAGTACTTGGGCAAGGAGATATTGCGAACCAAATTTGGTAAGGTAGAATGTCTTAAATTTAGACCTTATGTACAATCCGGAAGGGTGTTCAAGGAGGAGGAAAGTCTAACACTATGGGTCTCCAACGACCTTAACAAAATTCCGGTGCGCATAAAGGCAGATTTAGCCGTTGGATCCATTAAAGCGGATTTGGATGGGTACAACGGATTGAGAAACCAATTCAAAATAATCATGGATTGA